Part of the Desulforegula conservatrix Mb1Pa genome is shown below.
TGTATCATGATAAATCCGTAATCGAGAAGCACCCACTGGGAGTCATCGCCCTTACCTTCCACGCTCAGGGTCTTAATCCCGTTTCTGGCCAGCTCGGATATTATATGATCAGCTATTGCATCTGTCTGCCTTGATGACTTCGCGCTGCATATTATATAATAATCAGCCACAGGGGATATTCCCCTCAAATCAAGAACCTTAAGCCGCCCGGCCTTGCGTCCGAGGGCTGCCCCTACATAAATATCAAGATCAGGATCAACCGGCTGCGGCTCACTCTTTTTTGCTTTTGTAGTTTTTACGCCCATTATCTGTAAAGACCTCTGGAAACAATATATTCTTCGACTTTTTGAGGAACAAGAAACGCGAGGCTTTTTTCTTTTTTTGCCAGCTCCCGGATTGTTGTTCCAGAAATTTCCAAACCCGTAACCTTAACAAAAAATATGCCGCATAAATCAGGGTGAAAAAAAGATATTTCCTCACCTGATGACGGAACATAATCTTCGGACAAATACTGTCTTATGTATTTTTCGACATCATGGGCTTCATGGTCATAATCAGGCCTTGTCATGATAATCAATGATGCAGTACCGAGAATTCTCTCAGGATCTTTCCATGTATGAAACTGCATGAATGCATCCATGCCCATAATGAAAAAAAGCTCTCCTTCCCCTCCATTGTTAATGGAAAGGAGGGAGAGCGTGTCTGCTGTATATGAGCGGCCGTTTCTTTCAAGTTCAATGCCTGAAACTTCAAAGGCACTTACACTGTTGCATGCGAGGCGAACCATTGCCATTCTGTCTGAAGCGCTGGCGATGTCTGGCCTTGATTTGTGGGGAGGAATATTTGCCGGAACAAAGATAACTCTGTCCAGACTCATGGCATCCTTAACTTCAAGCGCAACCCTAAGATGTCCATGATGGACAGGATCAAAGGTTCCGCCAAAGACGCCTATTCTTTCCCATTTCTGAGTCTGAGCCTGAGTGTTAATCATGAATCTCAGATCCGAACCTGACCGTCTCCGAACACGACAAATTTTGTTGTTGTAAGCTCTTCAAGTCCCATAGGGCCGTAAGCATGAAGCTTGGAAGTGCTTATTCCCATTTCGGCTCCGAGTCCAAGCTGCCCGCCGTCATTAAATCTGGTTGAGGCATTTACAAGAACCACTGATGCGTCAACTTCTCGAACGAATCTTCTTGCCCTTGAATAATCAGCTGTGATTATGGCTTCGGAGTGATTGGAACCATAAATGGCTATATGATCCATTGCCTCGTCCATGTCTCCGACAACTTTTACTGCGACTATAAGATCAAGATATTCAGCAGGCCAGTCTGTCTCGTCAGCCGGCTCAGCAAATGGCACTATTTTCATGGTTTCAGGGCAACCCCGCATAACCACGCCTGCGGCCTTGAATTTTTCAGCCATTAAAGGCAAAAATGCTGCGGCTTCTTTTCTGTTCACAAGAAGGGTTTCCATTGCGTTACAAACTCCGGGTCTGTGAACCTTGGCATTGAAAGCAACATCTACCGCCATTTGATGATCCGCAGTCTCATCCACATAAACATGACAGACACCTTTATAATGCTTGAGAACAGGGATCCTCGAATTTTCTGCCACAAATCTGATGAGACTCTCACCGCCCCTTGGAATAATCAGATCAATCAGTTCTTCCTGCTTAAGGAGGTGATTAACGGCCTCCCTGTCCCTTACTGGTACAACCTGAACAGCTTCACCTGGAAGTCCCACAGATAGAAGAGCCTTTGAAACAGAGGAAGCTAATGCCTGATTGGAATTAATGGATTCAGATCCGCCCCTGAGGATAACCGCATTGCCTGACTTCAAACAAAGACATGCTGCGTCAACTGTCACATTTGGCCTTGACTCATAAATGATCCCAATAACGCCAAGTGGAACACGAACCCTTGAAACCTGGAGGCCATTGGGACGTGTGTATGCCTTGGTAACCGAGCCTACCGGATCTTCAAGCGCAGCAACTTCCTTTAATCCCTGAATCATCGACTGAATGACCTTGTCTGTTACTGCAAGTCTGTCGAGCATTGCTGGAGAAAGTCCTTTTTCCCGGCCATATTCAAGATCCTTCTGATTGGCAGCCTGTATATCTGCTTTGTCAGCTTCAATGGCGTCCGCAATTTTCAGAAGAGCGGCATTTTTTATATTGGTATCTGCCTTGGCCATGATTCTGGCTGCAGATCTTGACTTTTTTGCCATGTCAACAATCAGGGATTCCAGTGGCATTTTTCCTCCGAGCTTTTGTGTAGCTTTTATAAAAAAACAGGCAGATTTCGAGAATTCTGCCTTGATAAATATACTATAAAATAAAAATCTTTGGGTTCAGTAGTATGATTATCAAAATATTAAAATCAGTATGCCTTTAAATTCAGATCAGGGGAAAACTCTTCTCCCTCAACTTCCTTGACCACGGCCTGCCCGGCAATTACACATACACCATTAAAAGTCAGCGTGGGCCCTCCATGCAGCTGCCATCCGTTATTCAGGGCTTCTGTTACTCTCATGCAAAATGTTACGTCGTCAGGACCAGTCAAAAACTTGTATAGCTTCATTAAATCAATAATCCGTACCTGAAATGCTCATATTATCCCTGTGTATGACCTCGTCATAAGGCTTTTCGCCAAGAACATCCTCAATTGCCGTGGACTTTAGGCCCATTATGCAACGAATATTAGAGGAGCTGTAATTTACAAGCCCGGTTCCGAGGACATTCCCGGATCTGTCAATTATTTCCACAGGAGCGCCAACACCAAAATCGTTTATTACTTCAACAATACCGCTTGGAAGAAGACTCTTGCCATTGACCATCACGGCCTTCACAGCTCCGTCATCAAGAACTATTGTCCCTTTTGGCTTAACAGTGAATGCGATCCAGCTTTTCTTAGCACTTGGTTTAAGCTCGGAAGGTCTAAAATAAGTACCGCAATTCACGCCATTAAAAATATCCCTTAGTATACCCGACTGGGAACCTTTGGCTATGAGCATAGGTATACCTGACCCTGTTGCCTTTCTTGCTGCCTTGATCTTTGTGAGCATCCCGCCTGTACCAATAGATGATCCTGCTCCTGAAGCCATATCTTCAAGTTCAGATGTCATTTTGTTTACTTCTGAAAGAAGGACTGCGTCATGATTTGTTCTTGGATCTTTATCATAAAGACCATCTATGTCAGTGAGGTTTATAAGAAGATCAGCGTCGACCATCATAGCGACAAGGGCTGAAAGGTTGTCATTGTCCCCTAGTTTAATCTCATCAATGGAAACAGTATCATTTTCATTGATGACAGGGACTATCTTCCAGTCAAGGAGGGTATGAATTGTATTTCTGGCATTGAGGTAGCGCTTTCTGCTGTTCATGTCCTCGGCTGTCAGAAGAATCTGGGCAACTTTTTTGCCGTGGAGATCAAAGGCGTGCTCATATTCCATCATCAGAACAGCCTGACCTGCGGCAGCTGCGGCCTGGCGTTCAGGAATACTCGAAGGCTTCTTGGTGAGCCCTATTTTTCTCATGCCAGCGGAAACAGCGCCGGATGTGACCAGTACCACCTGAATTTCCTGGTCACAAAGCCAGCATAATTGAGCGCTTATGGATCGTACTACTTCAATATTAAGTCCTGACGGGCCTGTCAGAATATTGCTGCCCACCTTGACAACAACCCGTCTGGCTTTTCTGATGGCTTCAGTCCTGCTCATCGTCGATGTAATCATCATTCTCCGGGTCATGCTTTGGCTTTTCCAGCGCGGTGTCAAAAACGATTTTACCAAGATGATTCTTCAGTTCTCTGACACCAAGTCCGGTTGCTGCGGAAATACAGAAAACAGGCTTGCCAAGGGCTTCTTCAAATAATTCAGCCGCAATTTCAGCGCCTGAAATATCCATTTTGTTCAGAACCACAATCTGTTCTTTTTCAGCGAGTTCCTCGCTGTACAGACCAAGCTCCCTGTTGATGGCCTCATATCTTTCAAGCGGGGAATACGGATCAATTTCATAAGCATCTATGAGATGAACAAGAATCCTTGTCCGCTCAACATGCCTTAAAAACTTGATCCCAAGACCTACACCTGTGTGAGCGCCTTCGACAAGCCCGGGGATATCAGCGACTGCGTATGGTTCGCCCCAGTCCCAGGAGACTATTCCAATATTTGGAGTAAGAGTTGTGAATGGATAATCGGCAATTTTGGGTCGTGCAGATGAAATGGCACTTATCAGAGTTGATTTCCCTGCATTCGGAAACCCCACAATTCCTACATCTGCGATGGACTTTAGCTCCAGTTTTAAAACCAGCGTTTCGCCGGGTTCTCCTGGTTGGGCAAATCTTGGGGTCTGATGCGTGGAACTAGTAAAGAATTTGTTTCCTTTACCACCGCGTCCGCCCTTTGCCACAATAAAGACTTCATCATGCTCTGTGAAATCATGGATCAGCTCGCCGGTTTCAGAATTATAGATCATCGTGCCTACAGGAACTTCAAGAGTTATATTATCCCCGTTTGCACCGTTACACTGTGATCCTCGTCCGCCTTCACCATTTCTGGCGCTGTAGGTCTGCTGAAACCTAAAATGATACAGGGTGCGGCGCTGATTAGTTGCTTTGAATACAACATCACCGCCAACACCCCCGTCTCCGCCATCCGGTCCACCTTTGGGAACATATTTCTCCCTGCGGAAGCTAACACATCCCCGCCCCCCATTACCGGACTCTACGGTAATCAGTGCTTCATCTACGAATTTCACGCAGCATAAACACTAACTTTTTTCCGGTCACGTCCATGGCGCTCATATTTTACAACGCCGTCAACAAGAGCGAAAAGGGTAAAATCCTTGCCAACTCCAACATTGTTTCCTGCGTGTATTGATGAGCCAACCTGGCGAACCAGAATATTACCTGCAATCACAGACTCCCCGCCGTATTTTTTTACTCCGCGGCGCTGTCCGTTACTGTCGCGACCATTGCGGGTACTCCCGCCTGCTTTTTTATGAGCCATTTTTTAAAACCTCCGTGGAGCTTAATCTCTAAATATTAAGCTTCAATGCTGTCAATCTTTACAACCGAATACGGCTGACGATGTCCTTGTGATTTTCTGCTGTGCTTGCGTCTGCGGAATCTGAAAATAAGAATTTTCTTTTCTCTTGCCTGCTTAAGAATGGTACCGCGAACAGTCACATTAGCGAGCACAGGAGTTCCGAGTGACAGATTGTCTCCGTCTGCAAAAAGCAGAACTTCGCTGAAATTTACTGGCGCACCTTCTTCTCCGTCGAGTTTTTCGACTTCAATAACTCCGCCAGGCTGAACTTTGTATTGTTTTCCACCTGTTTTAATAACCGCGTACATAAACTCTCCTATATATTATGACTGCCGGACAGATCACTCCGACTTTACAAGAAAAACTTGAGAAGTTTATTATTTCAATTTTTTTTGTCAAGTAATTTCTGTTTAGTCTTCAACGACCATGGTTCCGGCCATTTTATCGCCAAGTCTTATTCCCTGTGGATCGGTGAACATATTGTATATTTCGTATGCAGCAAGCACAACACCGGCGATCCCAAGCAAAAAAGCAACTATCCATCCAAGAAGAGGTATTATCATGAATGCCATACCGAGTGGTCCCATGGCAAATACCCAGTTTCTTTTTATCGAATCGATGTATTCGATTTTTGTGCCGGGTGCTCCCTGCTTGACAACGGAAAGCTTCATTACTTTCCTGCCAACGCTCTTATAACCCAGAGCTTCAACAGGAAGAGCATCCCTGATCAAAAGATACCCTGCTCCCACGAGACCGCCAATAAAAGGGATAACTCCTACAACACAAGCAAGAAGCATATCAATAACAACAGCAATTATTCTTTTTACCGGATCAGCCTTTGTAAAAACGACCTGTGCATCTGCAGACATAATATCTCCTTTATTTCAAGATGTTACTGTTTTTTTGAAGACAGCTTTTAAATAGCCCGTTGGTTTGCCGAATACTACATTCTCCCGGTATCATGATTGGGGAATCCGAGATGCCTCGAAATTGCCTTTGAATACTCGGCTTTAAGCGCATTGGCCCTTGTTTTGTATTTCATGATCATCATAGAAAGCCCTATAAAAAAGACGATCAATGAAACACAGGCACAGAAATAGACAAATGCTTCTATGGACAAAGATCCGTACACGCCCATATCAGAAAAGCCCAGAATAAGCATGAAAATTACAAATCCTGTGGCTGCCAGACACCACAGCAAAATTTTTCTTTTTCCAGGAAAACCATAGGGCCATATAATTCTCTTAATTCTGGCGGCCCTGTCTTCCTCGATCCGGTCGCATCTTTTTTTAAGTTCGGTTCCGAATCCAAGAACAAAAGTTACGAGAACCGGAATAAGAAAAGCCGCAAGAAAATACGCCTTCCAATGGAAAGGTATATTTTCATTTGAAATCATTTCCGGGCTGGCTTCTTCGACCTGAAAGATCCAGAAAAGCAGAAAGGTCAGAATCTCTGCTATACCTATAATCACAAGATATTGCATGAAAAGACTTCTGATCTTCTCTTTTTTTATATCTTCCGGATCTGTGAGCCAGATTTTTCTGAACTTTTCTCGCATATTTTCACTGACATAATTATGAAATTTGATTGTCCCGCAAAAAGTCAAAAAAGCGTCGGTGTCATATCAGACTTGATCCGATATCCTGTGTTTTCAACTACTTTTGGATCCGGCCTGCGCCGTAATGACGGGAACCGGACTTTTTACGGCCTTGTCAAATTTGGTTTTCACTAAAATTGATCGGTATCTGCTTTTTATGACAAATAACTGATCAAGTCAATCCAATGAATATCAATCAAAATAAAATGATACAAAACCAAATATATAGATATAAATCCACTTCATATAAAACACAGGGGAGGCCTAAGCCTCCCCTGCTTCAAACTTCATTTTTAACAGATACTATTTTCTGCCTGTATAATCCGCATAAGCAAGAGCAACTGTTCTGTAAACCATGTGCGCCATCTTTGAGAATGGCAGGTAAGCAAACAGATGGAATATGAAAATCAGGTGAATATAGTACATGAAATATGTCAGATACTCTGCGCCTGCAAGCCTGGTCATCTGGGTAAGCATGCCAGTCAGACCAAGTCCAAGTACAAGACCGATAATATACCAGTCTTTGTAGCTGCTTCCCTGATCTTTCTTTGTCAGACGGTTCTTAAGCATCATGATGCCACCAAGAACGAGCATGACGCCTGAGATGTTCGCGAGCCATTTAACAGGGTTGAGCTGTGAATATGGCCCAGGAATCTGGAACACATAGAGAACAACAAAAAAGATGTTGGTTACTATGAAAAGCCCGATAAAAGCATAAAGAACCATCATATGAGCAGTCGAACGATCCTTGTTTTCTCCGCACTCAGTGAACTTCTGATGTTTACCTATCATCGGAATCACATTGATAAGAGACTTAATGAACTCTTTGGGATCAATCTTTTCTTTTGTGGTTTTGCCTTCAGCAAGAGCATTCTTGTGAATATCTACAATAAAGCGCTTCAGGCCAAGCCCGAATATTACTACCGCCCAGCCTGCAAGAGGGACGAATACGGCATCAACCATCCATGTGGAGATGAAATCCGCATGCGCAATCAATCCTGGCTCATGATGATGCTTGAGTGCAGGGAAAATCTGGGTAATTATAAAAGTCAATATGAATACAAGCGCCGGTATAGCGGTGAGCTTCATAAGTTTCTTGGGATCATTTATCCATTTTCCAAGAAACTTGGGAGCCGCATATTCCGCGATAGCCATTGAGCGAACAGCGCCAAGCACATCACCCGGCTTTGCTCCTCTCGGGCAAAGCGCAGAGCAGTCTCCGCACTGATGACACAGCCAAATATCAGCATTTCCTATGAGCTTGTCCTTAAGACCCCATGATGCCGCTATCATTTCCTTTCTTGGGAAAGGCTTATTTTCAGGCGCAATAGGACATGCAACTGAGCATGTGGCGCACTGGAAACACTTTTTGAGGGTATCTCCGCCAAGCCCGATAATGTCATTGACAAATCCTACATCAGGCTCAACAAGGTATTTTTCCGCCATTTGGAAAACCTCCCTAAACATCGGTGTATTTGTTTAATTCAAACTAGAAACCCTTGAATGGGTTCGGTCCAAGAGCTTCAATCTGTGCAACAAAGTCATTGATCAGCTTAGGTGCCTTTTCGAACTCATCGATGGCAACTTCAAACTGTGCAACACGCTCGTTTTCAAGACCGAGGCTCAGAAGGGTGTCGCCCATTTTGCTTGAACGTACACTCATGAGCTCGCTGCCTTTTACGAAATGGCACTGGTAATCATCACCATGCTTGCAGCCCATCAGGAACACGCCGTCCATACCCTGGGAAAGAGCATCCTTGATCCATACGACATTGACTGAACCAAGACAACGGACAGGTACGATACGAACATCAGCTGCAAAGTTTATGCGGTTCATTGCTGCAATGTCGAGTGCAGGAAGCGCATCATTTTCGCAGACAAGACCAAGAATACGCATTGGAACCGGATCATAATCATAATCTGTCGGAACCCAGATGTTCTTGATCATTGAACCGATGCTGTCGATATTGTAGTCAGCAAAACCGATGATACGCTCAGGGCATGCACCCATACATGTACCGCAACGACGGCAGCGTGTAGGATTAGGCTTAGGAGTACCCTTTGCATCGTCATCAAGTGCGCCGAAAGGACATTCTTCTGTACAGCGTTTGCACTGGGTGCATCTCTGGAAGAAGAAATCAGGATAGGTCATATCGCCTGAACGAGGATGAACTGCAACACCCTTGTTTGATGACTCAAGGCACTGAATAGCCTTAAGAGCAGCACCAGCCGCATCTTCCATTGACTCTTCGATTGTCATGGAGCGACGAACTGCGCCTGCTGCGTAAATACCGGTACGCTGGGTTTCATAAGGGAAGCATATGAAGTTTGAATCTGCGTATCCGTCAAAAATTGCATTATCACGGAATCCAGGTCCCTGGCGATAAGCGAGGTTAATGACCGGATCATCGACAGTCGCTGGAACCATACCAGCGGCAAGAACAACGAGGTCAGCCTTAATCTGGATGTTTTCGCCGAGAAGAGTGTTTTTTACATTAACAAGAAGATTGCTGCCTGATTCTTCAACAGCCGCAACCTCACCCTTGGTCATGAATACTCCGGGATCCTGCTGCATGCTCTTGTAGAAATTTTCCATGAAACCAGGGGTCTTCATGTGCTGATAAATAATGTAAGCCTTTCCGTCTTCTTCGTAGTCTGCTCTTACATATTTAGCCTGCTTGAGAGCAACCATACTGGTTACACTTCCGCAGTAAGGGAAGTCATTGTCAGCGCCGTCTTTTCCTGGGCTCTGAACAAATACAACACTCTTTGCAGGTTTCTTATCAGATGGTCTCACCACTCTGCCCTTGGCAGCCATTTCTTCAAACTGGGCATTGGTGATTACGTTTGCATTACCGAGTCCAAGATGGGCATAAGCTTCACCTTCGAGCTTGGCAGGGCTGAAACCGGCTGCAAGAATAACTGATCCAAAAAGTTCGCCATTGGGATCGAGGGTAAGAACATCAGCTCTTCCTTCGTTCATTTCAGCATAAATTGCCTGGATCTTTTCAGCTTCAACAGGCTTGCCGTTTGCGTCAACCTTCATTTCAGGCGGAACTGGAAGCGGGCAGTCGAATTCTATCTTCTCGCCGGGTTTTTTGAAGGTTACTGTGAACTCGCCGGGCATGCCAGCGATACGTGCAATCACAGTACCTGTCTTGACTTCAATATTAGGATGCTTTGCCACGTCATCGATGAGAGCCGCAGCAATAGGATTTTCCATTGCTTCAAATGGAAGAGCGGTCGGAGTCTGCTTGCGGAGAACAGATGCCCATCCGCCGAGCTTGTCAGTCTTTTCAACGATAGTTACCTGATATCCGGTTCTGGCCGCATCAAGAGCTGCGCTCATGCCGGTTACGCCACCGCCGATAACAAGAATCTTCTTGGAAAATCTTTCTGTTTTGAAAGGCTCAGGAAGCTTGATCTTCTCGAGACGGACAAGACCCATCTTGAGATAATCGTTTGCCATAAGCTGAACCTTGTCTTCGAAAGCTGCATCATCCTTCTGCTCTGGTGTAGGAGCAGGAAACTGATCTCTAGAGTGGGTCCAGACGACGCCTTCACGGAGATTGACGCGGTCAATTACGCAACCTTCAAATTTGAATACGTCGAAGTTCACCCTTCTTGAGCATGCGGCTATTGCAAGAGCGTTAATGCCGTTTTCCGCAATATCCTTATTTATAAGAGCAATACCTTCCTCGCCGCAAAGGCAGGGATGTGTCTTGAATTCAGCACGCTGGTCTGATGCCACAGCTGCAAGCTTGTCCATATCGAGGGATTCGCCTATTCCGCAGCCTGTGCAGATATATGCACCGTATTTTTTACTCATGGAAAAACCTCCTCCTACCTTCTAACCAGGGTTTGAATCGCCTTGAGGGCAATACCGGTTGCGTTCTGGGTGCAGGAAACAACATCAGCAGGCTTGTTGGCGCAACCACATGCAAACATTCCGCCTTTAACGAAGTCGTTGATTATGAAGCCGTTTTCATCAAGCTTCAGATCCGCTTTTGGCATATTATCAGAGTAAGCTGGCTGCATACCGGTGGCGAGAACCGCCATATCTACTGTGTTCCATTTCTTTTCGCCTGTAACCGCGTCTTCAGCAAGCACCTTGATATTACCATTTACGTCTTCATCAACTTCTGCAACTTTGCCCTTTATGAAGAATACATTCTTATCTTCTTTAAGCTTGTTGTAGAATTTTTCGTAACGGTATCCTGGGGTACGGAGGTCTATATAATAGATATAGATTTTTGCTTCAGGATTCTGCTCG
Proteins encoded:
- the rsfS gene encoding ribosome silencing factor, whose product is MGVKTTKAKKSEPQPVDPDLDIYVGAALGRKAGRLKVLDLRGISPVADYYIICSAKSSRQTDAIADHIISELARNGIKTLSVEGKGDDSQWVLLDYGFIMIHVFYEPVRDFYDLEGLWLDAPRVETQTMTEAAAKSEESAVNFGGDEKDEW
- the nadD gene encoding nicotinate-nucleotide adenylyltransferase, producing MINTQAQTQKWERIGVFGGTFDPVHHGHLRVALEVKDAMSLDRVIFVPANIPPHKSRPDIASASDRMAMVRLACNSVSAFEVSGIELERNGRSYTADTLSLLSINNGGEGELFFIMGMDAFMQFHTWKDPERILGTASLIIMTRPDYDHEAHDVEKYIRQYLSEDYVPSSGEEISFFHPDLCGIFFVKVTGLEISGTTIRELAKKEKSLAFLVPQKVEEYIVSRGLYR
- a CDS encoding glutamate-5-semialdehyde dehydrogenase — encoded protein: MPLESLIVDMAKKSRSAARIMAKADTNIKNAALLKIADAIEADKADIQAANQKDLEYGREKGLSPAMLDRLAVTDKVIQSMIQGLKEVAALEDPVGSVTKAYTRPNGLQVSRVRVPLGVIGIIYESRPNVTVDAACLCLKSGNAVILRGGSESINSNQALASSVSKALLSVGLPGEAVQVVPVRDREAVNHLLKQEELIDLIIPRGGESLIRFVAENSRIPVLKHYKGVCHVYVDETADHQMAVDVAFNAKVHRPGVCNAMETLLVNRKEAAAFLPLMAEKFKAAGVVMRGCPETMKIVPFAEPADETDWPAEYLDLIVAVKVVGDMDEAMDHIAIYGSNHSEAIITADYSRARRFVREVDASVVLVNASTRFNDGGQLGLGAEMGISTSKLHAYGPMGLEELTTTKFVVFGDGQVRI
- a CDS encoding DUF1737 domain-containing protein, which gives rise to MKLYKFLTGPDDVTFCMRVTEALNNGWQLHGGPTLTFNGVCVIAGQAVVKEVEGEEFSPDLNLKAY
- the proB gene encoding glutamate 5-kinase; this translates as MMITSTMSRTEAIRKARRVVVKVGSNILTGPSGLNIEVVRSISAQLCWLCDQEIQVVLVTSGAVSAGMRKIGLTKKPSSIPERQAAAAAGQAVLMMEYEHAFDLHGKKVAQILLTAEDMNSRKRYLNARNTIHTLLDWKIVPVINENDTVSIDEIKLGDNDNLSALVAMMVDADLLINLTDIDGLYDKDPRTNHDAVLLSEVNKMTSELEDMASGAGSSIGTGGMLTKIKAARKATGSGIPMLIAKGSQSGILRDIFNGVNCGTYFRPSELKPSAKKSWIAFTVKPKGTIVLDDGAVKAVMVNGKSLLPSGIVEVINDFGVGAPVEIIDRSGNVLGTGLVNYSSSNIRCIMGLKSTAIEDVLGEKPYDEVIHRDNMSISGTDY
- the obgE gene encoding GTPase ObgE; this encodes MKFVDEALITVESGNGGRGCVSFRREKYVPKGGPDGGDGGVGGDVVFKATNQRRTLYHFRFQQTYSARNGEGGRGSQCNGANGDNITLEVPVGTMIYNSETGELIHDFTEHDEVFIVAKGGRGGKGNKFFTSSTHQTPRFAQPGEPGETLVLKLELKSIADVGIVGFPNAGKSTLISAISSARPKIADYPFTTLTPNIGIVSWDWGEPYAVADIPGLVEGAHTGVGLGIKFLRHVERTRILVHLIDAYEIDPYSPLERYEAINRELGLYSEELAEKEQIVVLNKMDISGAEIAAELFEEALGKPVFCISAATGLGVRELKNHLGKIVFDTALEKPKHDPENDDYIDDEQD
- the rpmA gene encoding 50S ribosomal protein L27 → MAHKKAGGSTRNGRDSNGQRRGVKKYGGESVIAGNILVRQVGSSIHAGNNVGVGKDFTLFALVDGVVKYERHGRDRKKVSVYAA
- the rplU gene encoding 50S ribosomal protein L21 translates to MYAVIKTGGKQYKVQPGGVIEVEKLDGEEGAPVNFSEVLLFADGDNLSLGTPVLANVTVRGTILKQAREKKILIFRFRRRKHSRKSQGHRQPYSVVKIDSIEA
- a CDS encoding RDD family protein, whose amino-acid sequence is MSADAQVVFTKADPVKRIIAVVIDMLLACVVGVIPFIGGLVGAGYLLIRDALPVEALGYKSVGRKVMKLSVVKQGAPGTKIEYIDSIKRNWVFAMGPLGMAFMIIPLLGWIVAFLLGIAGVVLAAYEIYNMFTDPQGIRLGDKMAGTMVVED
- the qmoC gene encoding quinone-interacting membrane-bound oxidoreductase complex subunit QmoC, coding for MAEKYLVEPDVGFVNDIIGLGGDTLKKCFQCATCSVACPIAPENKPFPRKEMIAASWGLKDKLIGNADIWLCHQCGDCSALCPRGAKPGDVLGAVRSMAIAEYAAPKFLGKWINDPKKLMKLTAIPALVFILTFIITQIFPALKHHHEPGLIAHADFISTWMVDAVFVPLAGWAVVIFGLGLKRFIVDIHKNALAEGKTTKEKIDPKEFIKSLINVIPMIGKHQKFTECGENKDRSTAHMMVLYAFIGLFIVTNIFFVVLYVFQIPGPYSQLNPVKWLANISGVMLVLGGIMMLKNRLTKKDQGSSYKDWYIIGLVLGLGLTGMLTQMTRLAGAEYLTYFMYYIHLIFIFHLFAYLPFSKMAHMVYRTVALAYADYTGRK
- a CDS encoding FAD-dependent oxidoreductase: MSKKYGAYICTGCGIGESLDMDKLAAVASDQRAEFKTHPCLCGEEGIALINKDIAENGINALAIAACSRRVNFDVFKFEGCVIDRVNLREGVVWTHSRDQFPAPTPEQKDDAAFEDKVQLMANDYLKMGLVRLEKIKLPEPFKTERFSKKILVIGGGVTGMSAALDAARTGYQVTIVEKTDKLGGWASVLRKQTPTALPFEAMENPIAAALIDDVAKHPNIEVKTGTVIARIAGMPGEFTVTFKKPGEKIEFDCPLPVPPEMKVDANGKPVEAEKIQAIYAEMNEGRADVLTLDPNGELFGSVILAAGFSPAKLEGEAYAHLGLGNANVITNAQFEEMAAKGRVVRPSDKKPAKSVVFVQSPGKDGADNDFPYCGSVTSMVALKQAKYVRADYEEDGKAYIIYQHMKTPGFMENFYKSMQQDPGVFMTKGEVAAVEESGSNLLVNVKNTLLGENIQIKADLVVLAAGMVPATVDDPVINLAYRQGPGFRDNAIFDGYADSNFICFPYETQRTGIYAAGAVRRSMTIEESMEDAAGAALKAIQCLESSNKGVAVHPRSGDMTYPDFFFQRCTQCKRCTEECPFGALDDDAKGTPKPNPTRCRRCGTCMGACPERIIGFADYNIDSIGSMIKNIWVPTDYDYDPVPMRILGLVCENDALPALDIAAMNRINFAADVRIVPVRCLGSVNVVWIKDALSQGMDGVFLMGCKHGDDYQCHFVKGSELMSVRSSKMGDTLLSLGLENERVAQFEVAIDEFEKAPKLINDFVAQIEALGPNPFKGF